Proteins found in one Methylobacter sp. S3L5C genomic segment:
- a CDS encoding TIGR02281 family clan AA aspartic protease, with amino-acid sequence MLIISPIISANKHLRLVAIFCLIFFAVSAEAQNTEDADDLFGQIQSLQSLMAIQITGLEKIQNEEKIITRGNLEQQIELLLASYNHIISRNNKGHIERIVIVNKKQKTEVERIILPTTQQGNHFMVSVAISGKGNNWHSFDMIIDTGADLVVLPESMIAQLGLADSTFTHKKMQTANGTTDAKIGKLQELRIAGEIIENVDVAFIADQLLGKNSLLGMSALGRYQINIDDKSQSITLLKK; translated from the coding sequence ATGTTAATAATCTCCCCCATTATCTCTGCTAATAAACACTTGCGTTTAGTTGCTATTTTTTGCTTGATATTTTTTGCCGTAAGCGCCGAAGCTCAGAATACTGAAGATGCTGACGATTTATTTGGCCAAATCCAGTCTCTGCAAAGCCTAATGGCCATTCAAATCACCGGCTTGGAAAAAATCCAAAATGAAGAAAAAATTATTACCCGTGGTAATTTAGAACAGCAAATTGAGCTGCTCTTGGCTTCCTACAATCACATCATCAGTCGAAATAATAAGGGACATATTGAACGTATCGTCATTGTTAATAAAAAACAAAAAACAGAAGTCGAGCGTATTATTTTACCAACCACTCAACAGGGCAATCATTTTATGGTTTCCGTCGCTATTTCAGGTAAGGGCAACAACTGGCATTCGTTTGATATGATCATCGATACAGGTGCAGATTTAGTTGTTTTGCCAGAATCCATGATAGCTCAATTAGGCTTGGCAGATAGTACTTTTACCCATAAAAAAATGCAAACTGCAAATGGTACAACCGATGCAAAAATAGGCAAGTTACAGGAACTGAGAATCGCAGGGGAAATCATTGAAAACGTCGATGTCGCTTTTATTGCAGATCAGCTTTTAGGAAAAAACAGCTTATTGGGAATGAGTGCTTTAGGGCGCTATCAAATAAATATTGATGATAAATCACAATCAATTACGCTGTTAAAAAAATAA
- a CDS encoding bacterioferritin-associated ferredoxin encodes MYVCVCKGVTDSQIKNAINSGVCTRRQLFHCFGVGGDCGKCNKYVKELLDDHLQQQPIMRTAANQPVLNALFKVGII; translated from the coding sequence ATGTATGTATGCGTTTGTAAAGGTGTAACCGACAGCCAAATAAAAAATGCCATTAACAGCGGGGTCTGTACTCGCAGACAGTTATTTCATTGCTTTGGTGTAGGTGGTGATTGTGGAAAGTGTAATAAATATGTTAAAGAATTGCTTGACGATCACCTGCAACAACAACCTATAATGCGAACTGCAGCAAATCAACCTGTCCTTAACGCACTATTTAAAGTAGGTATCATATGA
- a CDS encoding rhodanese-related sulfurtransferase — MTQIVVCALYKFVTLENFEALRQPLHDVMDTNQVRGTLLLANEGINGTIAGSRAAIDNVLNWLRNDPRLSDIDHKESFTDSLPFNRAKVKLKKEIVTMGIEGIDPKRVVGTYVSPVDWNKLILDPDVILVDTRNDYEFKVGTFKNAINPNTESFRDFPRYVKENLDPEKHKKIAMFCTGGIRCEKSTAFLKEQGFDEVYHLKGGILKYLEQVPAQETLWEGECFVFDDRVTVNLQLEKGNYDQCNACRLPITEADKASDKYQQGVSCPHCYDKVTDVQKSRFMEREKQMELARQRGEAHIGADAAKSLIAKREAKLQRHQKVLQEQNHDG, encoded by the coding sequence ATGACCCAAATAGTCGTTTGTGCGCTGTACAAATTTGTCACTCTGGAAAATTTTGAGGCTCTACGCCAGCCATTGCACGATGTAATGGATACCAATCAGGTACGCGGCACCTTGCTACTGGCTAACGAAGGCATTAACGGCACTATAGCCGGATCACGCGCTGCTATAGACAATGTCCTGAACTGGTTGCGTAACGACCCTCGCCTCTCTGATATAGACCATAAAGAATCCTTCACCGATAGTCTGCCTTTTAACCGCGCCAAAGTTAAACTCAAAAAAGAGATAGTCACCATGGGCATAGAAGGCATTGATCCCAAGCGTGTAGTGGGGACCTATGTCAGTCCCGTAGACTGGAATAAACTGATCTTGGATCCTGATGTTATTTTGGTAGATACGCGCAATGACTATGAATTTAAAGTAGGCACGTTTAAAAATGCCATCAACCCCAATACCGAAAGTTTTCGTGATTTCCCCCGCTATGTTAAAGAAAACCTCGATCCTGAAAAACATAAAAAAATAGCCATGTTTTGTACTGGCGGAATTCGTTGCGAAAAATCTACCGCTTTTTTAAAAGAACAAGGCTTTGATGAGGTTTATCACCTTAAAGGTGGTATTTTGAAATACCTGGAACAAGTGCCGGCGCAAGAAACCCTGTGGGAAGGCGAATGTTTTGTTTTTGATGATCGCGTCACGGTTAATTTGCAACTTGAAAAAGGCAACTACGATCAATGTAATGCCTGTCGTTTACCGATTACTGAAGCCGACAAGGCCAGCGATAAATACCAGCAAGGCGTTAGCTGTCCACATTGTTATGATAAAGTCACTGACGTTCAGAAATCACGTTTTATGGAGCGTGAAAAACAAATGGAGTTGGCCAGACAGCGTGGTGAAGCGCATATCGGTGCTGATGCGGCAAAATCACTGATTGCCAAACGTGAAGCGAAGTTACAACGTCATCAAAAAGTGTTGCAAGAGCAAAATCATGATGGTTGA
- a CDS encoding TlpA family protein disulfide reductase, translated as MTAQIGRKAPLLSVSDWVQGEPGNFDQLSDRVVLVEVFQVNCPGCFLYALPQAIDLYQRYFDHGLSVLGVATAFEDFDKNNLENLTRLLEKGEVIGETHRALNQQGKLIADRLPFNIPFPVAMDRLQKREADITQDEIALFINQRVPDFEQQTKPHQLKVWQQVEHYFQSLTYHAETFELFNLQGTPSYILVDKQGLLKDCGFGTHPDLEGKILALLQE; from the coding sequence ATGACAGCACAAATAGGCCGAAAAGCGCCATTATTATCAGTATCCGACTGGGTTCAGGGTGAGCCCGGCAATTTTGATCAGTTATCAGATCGCGTTGTACTGGTAGAAGTTTTTCAGGTGAATTGTCCGGGTTGTTTTTTATATGCTTTGCCACAGGCAATAGATTTGTATCAACGCTATTTCGATCACGGTTTATCCGTATTGGGTGTTGCAACTGCGTTTGAAGACTTTGATAAAAACAATCTGGAAAATTTAACCCGCTTACTTGAAAAAGGCGAAGTTATTGGTGAAACACACCGTGCACTAAACCAGCAGGGAAAATTAATAGCCGATCGTCTGCCCTTTAATATCCCTTTTCCAGTAGCAATGGATCGCTTACAAAAACGCGAAGCTGATATCACTCAAGATGAAATAGCCCTTTTTATCAATCAGCGTGTTCCTGATTTTGAGCAACAAACAAAACCCCATCAACTAAAAGTCTGGCAACAAGTAGAGCATTATTTTCAATCCTTGACGTATCATGCAGAAACGTTTGAACTTTTTAACCTGCAAGGCACGCCGTCATATATTCTGGTAGATAAACAAGGATTGTTAAAAGATTGTGGATTTGGCACGCACCCTGATCTGGAAGGTAAAATACTCGCTTTGCTGCAGGAATAG
- a CDS encoding SDR family NAD(P)-dependent oxidoreductase — protein MVPEQKLNLTGKVALVSGAGVGIGRAVALALGQAGAFIGIHYHSSKEGAEKLLDELLAQNINALLLPADLTNEAEANAVVDKLVAKAGHLDILVNNSGGLVKRAKIEDCTLENWNKSLDLNLTSAFLLTKQAIPHLRATGSGRIVNILSLSVQTGGANGGGSYAAAKGGLMVFTHTLAKELAPHVRTNSVMPGTVETQHHEIHSTAEMLENYRKQTPLGRNTFAEEVASSVLFLASDMSSHINGALIDISGGRFLR, from the coding sequence ATGGTACCAGAGCAAAAATTAAATCTAACCGGCAAGGTAGCGCTGGTTAGCGGTGCCGGAGTCGGCATTGGCCGAGCCGTGGCGTTGGCGTTAGGACAAGCCGGTGCGTTTATTGGTATACATTACCATTCCAGTAAGGAAGGCGCTGAAAAATTGCTGGATGAATTATTGGCACAAAATATTAACGCGCTGTTATTACCAGCCGATCTGACCAACGAGGCAGAAGCCAATGCCGTTGTTGATAAACTGGTAGCAAAAGCCGGGCATTTGGATATTTTGGTCAATAACAGCGGCGGCTTGGTTAAGCGTGCCAAAATTGAAGATTGCACCCTGGAAAACTGGAACAAATCTTTGGATCTTAACCTCACCAGTGCTTTTTTATTGACCAAGCAGGCTATCCCACATCTTAGGGCAACAGGCAGTGGTCGTATAGTCAATATTCTTTCGCTTTCGGTACAAACGGGTGGTGCTAACGGTGGTGGCTCTTATGCTGCGGCTAAAGGCGGTCTTATGGTATTTACCCATACTCTCGCTAAAGAACTGGCTCCCCATGTACGCACCAATTCGGTAATGCCTGGAACGGTAGAAACCCAGCATCATGAGATTCATTCTACCGCCGAGATGCTGGAAAATTATCGTAAACAGACGCCGTTAGGACGAAATACGTTTGCTGAAGAGGTGGCCAGTAGTGTGCTTTTTCTTGCCAGCGATATGTCATCGCATATTAATGGCGCCTTGATCGATATTAGCGGCGGCAGGTTTTTACGTTAA
- a CDS encoding peroxiredoxin, whose protein sequence is MLENQQKAPLFSSPNQLNQLVNLSDYADKKNVVLYFYPKDDTPGCTIEANDFTKLAEEFDKYDTVVIGVSKDSCQSHVEFINKFGLKIDLLADTSGELCESYGVWQEREKNGVKSMAIMRSTFIIDKKGTLVDVAYGVTPDNHAQEVLEKVKSL, encoded by the coding sequence ATGCTGGAAAACCAACAAAAAGCGCCACTGTTTAGTTCGCCCAATCAGCTTAACCAGCTGGTTAATTTGTCTGATTATGCCGATAAAAAGAATGTCGTTTTATATTTTTACCCTAAAGATGACACGCCAGGTTGTACCATAGAAGCTAACGATTTTACCAAGCTTGCTGAAGAGTTTGACAAGTATGATACGGTTGTCATCGGTGTCAGTAAAGATTCTTGCCAAAGTCATGTCGAATTTATTAATAAATTTGGCTTAAAAATTGATTTACTGGCCGATACCAGTGGCGAACTTTGCGAAAGTTACGGCGTATGGCAAGAAAGAGAGAAAAATGGGGTTAAGAGTATGGCTATCATGCGATCTACTTTTATCATCGATAAAAAAGGTACGCTGGTTGATGTTGCTTATGGCGTAACACCTGATAATCATGCTCAGGAAGTTCTGGAAAAAGTAAAAAGCCTTTAG
- the bfr gene encoding bacterioferritin: protein MKGDKKVIEFLNKALTNELTAINQYFLHARMYKNWGFAKLNEKEYHESIDEMKHADLLIERILFLEGLPNVQDIGKLLIGENPLEMLKCDLKLEHEAIPPLRDAIAYCETISDYISRDLFEHILKNEEEHLDWLETQLELIDQIGLQNYLQSQM, encoded by the coding sequence ATGAAAGGCGATAAAAAAGTTATTGAGTTTCTCAATAAAGCACTGACCAATGAACTTACCGCGATTAACCAATATTTTTTACATGCCCGCATGTACAAAAACTGGGGATTTGCAAAGCTCAATGAAAAAGAATATCACGAATCTATCGATGAAATGAAGCATGCAGACTTATTAATTGAACGCATACTTTTTCTGGAAGGCTTACCCAACGTACAAGATATCGGCAAATTATTAATTGGTGAAAATCCACTGGAAATGCTGAAATGTGATTTAAAACTGGAACATGAAGCAATTCCACCCCTGAGAGATGCCATTGCTTATTGCGAAACCATCAGTGACTATATTTCCAGAGATCTTTTTGAACATATACTTAAAAATGAAGAAGAACATTTGGACTGGCTGGAAACCCAACTCGAATTAATTGACCAAATAGGTCTACAGAATTATCTACAATCACAAATGTGA